TAGAATAATCTTTCCCGCATCTTGTCTAATGTGTCGCTTATTATGGCCATGGGTATCTCTGTTTCTATACATGAGCGTTTTATCTCTTCGAGTGTTGCGCCGTTGCGTTCACCACCAGAGAATGAATAAAGGAATATTGTTGTGGCGATATGTGTGCCAAGCCTATAAGGTGCATATGATTTTAGGCTTGAATCAATAATCTTGGATCCTGAATCAGATCCTGTTATATCTGATGCAATAACACTATCATACTCGTTTCCAATGAATCTGATAAACTCCCTTTTTATATGATCATTAGACAAGTCAAAATCTGACAAGCGAATAAATGGTATACTCGAATCTCTAAGGGAGTTCACTACGAGTGATAGTAGCCTTAGAACTCCACGGGTCCTCTGGAAGTTTGGGAAAGACCCCCAACGCTCATACAAGACCTCAATAACCTCAGGCTGGAAGGGATAACTCTCCATGAAAATCCTGCGATAATCAGACACGTCCAAGCCTTCTGGTAGAAGATCCTCAGAATCCAGTTTCTCAACAATCTCCTCAACAATCCCTCGAACCTCGTCCTCATCCACGGATTTAAAGAGCCTCCTCCTAATAACAGCGTAGATCTCATCATCTGCTACAGGAGCATAAATTTTCTCGATTCTGCCAAGAACCTTACTAAGCTGCTGGAACAACTTCTCAGCATTCTCATCATAATGCTCCAAGACACTGGAAGGTAAAGTCACGACAAGAGAAGCCCTCTCAACTGACGAAACAGCCACAGAAAGCTCCTGCATGAAAGCAAGCAACTGAGAAGCCAGACTAGAATCCCCAACTTTTCTACCAGCAGCCTTAACAGCATATTCCAAGAGCTCATCAACAAGTATAAGGACAGGCTGACAATCAACAAGAACACTCTTTATCTTATCGACTCCAGGAGCTGTCTCAGAACCCAAAAGACTAACATCCCCTGTAAGTTGACGCTCCATCTCCTCCCAAAGGACAACCTCAGAAGCATCAAAAGCATCACCAGCAAGAACAACAACATTAGCATCCATGTCCCTAGCCATATGATAAAGTGCAATGAGAGCATGAGTTTTACCGCCACCAAATGGTGTCTGCAATTGTATAACAGGGTCCCCACCACGACCTTCAAGCCTAGCCCTCACAACATCCACTATATTCTCAAGACCCCTAGTCTGATAAGTCTTACTCTCAAATATCTGAGGATCCTGATATTCTGGAGGCGCATCCCCCTTATATACATTCCAAATATTCGCGGCGAAAACATCCAACTCCAAAGTATCCCTGAGCACGTCATCATGTGGCCTTGCAACCGATATAAAAGGTTTCATTTATCATCCCCCATTCTGTAAGCTTTTTCTGACTTTTATCATCCATTAGTTTTTTCCTTATTGAACCCCACTGGGAAGCTAAACCTTCAAGCCACTGCCTCTCCCTACAATTAGGCAAACACTCAATTATAGCCTGCATAACCCTATCAGTTTCAGGATTAAAGTAGCGGGCCAACTCTTGAACCTTATCATTCCTGCCCTGACTCCAATAGATACAAGCAAGATGTATAATATCAATAAGCTCATTAGACTTGCAATCTTCCGGTTTTCTCTCATCAGGACCAAAAACCTTCACTTTACCCCCTCTGATGCCAATAAAACCTTCATTTTCAAGGTTTAAACCCATACTACTTGCAAGTTTTCTGGCTTCGTCAAATTCAACACTCTGATTCCCATAATTCCACCTATAGAATATATAGAATCTGGTGGAAGGCGAAAGTTCCTCGGCAAAACCATCCTTCAGAATATTCTTAATAGCGAAATCCGCGGCAACACCTCTTATATCCTCAAGAATCCTGCCAGTAGATATAACATTACCGCTATAATCCATTATACGATCATAGCGGCCAAGCACCTCTAAACCAGCCCCTATAGCAGCAACAAAAAAGTCCGGGCCACTGACACCTTCATCCCAGAGTATAGTAAGCTTCTCCCCTAACTTCCTTTTAAGCTCAGCCTTAACCTCCTCATAAAAACCAGTCTCCTTCTTATA
This genomic interval from Methanomassiliicoccales archaeon contains the following:
- a CDS encoding ATP-binding protein, with translation MKPFISVARPHDDVLRDTLELDVFAANIWNVYKGDAPPEYQDPQIFESKTYQTRGLENIVDVVRARLEGRGGDPVIQLQTPFGGGKTHALIALYHMARDMDANVVVLAGDAFDASEVVLWEEMERQLTGDVSLLGSETAPGVDKIKSVLVDCQPVLILVDELLEYAVKAAGRKVGDSSLASQLLAFMQELSVAVSSVERASLVVTLPSSVLEHYDENAEKLFQQLSKVLGRIEKIYAPVADDEIYAVIRRRLFKSVDEDEVRGIVEEIVEKLDSEDLLPEGLDVSDYRRIFMESYPFQPEVIEVLYERWGSFPNFQRTRGVLRLLSLVVNSLRDSSIPFIRLSDFDLSNDHIKREFIRFIGNEYDSVIASDITGSDSGSKIIDSSLKSYAPYRLGTHIATTIFLYSFSGGERNGATLEEIKRSCIETEIPMAIISDTLDKMRERLFYLHKRDGLYYFSNKPNLIRIHTTRKENVTKEIITGEEKRILGQIIGRKLFESYIWPRSPADIPDNKKLKLIVCKDKDECNSILEMKGENPRVYKNTLIFLVPAPEERGIFEDHVRDKVAWENIYDDSGLEIPAEDRIGVKNKIEDLKSEDREKTRNLYPSCLRARQGRT